Proteins from a genomic interval of Thunnus maccoyii chromosome 1, fThuMac1.1, whole genome shotgun sequence:
- the LOC121903156 gene encoding interferon-induced very large GTPase 1-like isoform X1 — MEKYEKVKEIGKGGFGKAILVKSKEDGHQYVIKEIGISRMSPEERQKAQKEVEVLAEMSHPNIVQYKESFEEEDCLCIVMDYCEGGDLLEKINSQKGEPFSEDQILDWFVQICLALKYIHDRKILHRDIKPQNIFLTKDGTVQLGDFGVSRVLNSTKELATTFAGTPLYLSPEICKKKPYDNKSDIWSLGCVLNEMCTLKPAFNADNKKDLELKIVRGLYPPVSDHYSQELRSLLAQLLKHDPTERPSVSSILKEPFLSCRIQKFLTPQIIAQEFGDVFLHKQQPVFFNSLGLRKFYPNKLTLRSLLEINKNSIYDETVESLEEIPQCFLRKLFQINAECRNCTQLSNNDADNKKEEKNNDLFDFGLFTAGDSADNKVNPLDLIVALFLCADSFLQQEMALKMSMCQFSVPLLLPHGDNSQCSLMLWALRDIVKEWCPHDLSESRGFVENNIVQANIPFFTFVRLKNCSLSKSQMLNHVLSCGQQNHNIFIHRDMKGGTLKREIANGLVEVCWYLPCGKKDLDIFPGPVAFANLRGDICESLAQFKFLYQVSTATFVFLDKVEENEHKILTSLQDVKSKLFFVVNRKDNSREDMMSVQTTLEELKLPKSSVKIKDPKVNVAEFSETLCDSIKESLTNGTNTVIIENMLDKAVKFGLSVDENTSNKQKKAVEEIMVDIEGRSIPDYKKEQLPLQGDKWKRLSQLEKEECRLKSGDSDLEQNKSQLQEEKQKIREEQSKQKLSKGMKSFIKTLSTSDKEERDFFLKWMKLKFNTHSRRKLSELRNKFKEQCKKKDKNLIAELDQALMESSLGVEHYMREMGLIYEFSISGSRNTADEISRLPGLAAEMLLDGYPLELLDGDASNIPERWVTDVLTELHKKVGGKSRLLVLTVLGVQSTGKSTLLNTMFGVQFPVSSGRCTRGAYMLFLKVGEDMKHELNYEYIVLIDTEGLKSPDLAELDESYVHDNQMATFVIGLSDVTIINLAMENSTEMKDILQIAAHAFLRMKEIGKKPVCHFVHQNVSGVSAHENTRTDRKKLLDQLNKMTQIAAEMEKKPSITAFTDVLDYDIDKNHWNIPGLWHGTPPMAPVNTGYSEAVADLKKNLLAAVKTDRSNDVSQIPEFLEWIKSLWRSVKYENFIFSFRNTLVAQAYDNLCKEFSQWEWQFRKEILSWQTEAEMEILNSDNEADIRIWSKLVESKKSQMSEKIATEERKMKEKLTNYYKKKDQNVNLIEKHKTDFFNSISSVAKEIEHSVNNKLDCTLELKISLKKVQDIQKKYRGGVEDEVMKLLSACKNSDKLSDEQLTQKFETMWTEATKNVSGLKEQDIAACVLKQLRGNFSNQNVNEKFQNITDLKDIGKDRFKARREHTDSWVKKAGCLLWGLGDLQKFADSVIESCTRFVLDKAKTNVDYHDSFTRDLLKKIDESLQQSYKCHKINTQFEFDLKLHICGIASREFLKMHQKFLSDNDPQIQLLNKKTQYLSDFLDLYKDRDDCQRKAKTFVQFCIKPAVEEYINRSLGINIVDEILTSCHSAEFSSRSFFQYNIQEELLQKDDFDSLVKYICKYEIYVKDWIFQQIQQQMSKNKTLCKLKQENLKVIVDKITAALEQATKGPNGVQLPDNNESITKLISNMRKYLIKDISISEENEETALFQIQSTCHPFINSLKMSIKDLNKQLQQEFSKSENITETLNKLPIKPQDELFKRVFGCGNQCPFCKVPCEAGGKDHKQHHAAVHRPQGLGGYSYVVTQKLDATLCTTAVQSEATFRNTVTKGEFHPYKDYTKYYPDWRIPTDPSIEASDYWKFVLVKYNEKFAQYYEAKQADVPEAWRGITKEQALKGLKDAFNIK; from the exons ATGGAGAAGTACGAAAAGGTGAAGGAAATTGGGAAAGGTGGATTTGGAAAAGCCATCCTTGTCAAATCCAAAGAGGATGGACACCAATATGTCATCAAGGAGATTGGCATATCTAGA ATGTCACCTGAAGAAAGGCAGAAAGCTCAAAAAGAAGTTGAAGTCCTCGCTGAGATGAGTCATCCCAACATTGTCCAGTATAAAGAGTCTTTTGAAG AGGAGGACTGTCTGTGTATTGTGATGGACTACTGTGAGGGAGGAGACCTCTTAGAGAAGATCAACTCTCAGAAAGGAGAACCTTTCTCAGAAGATCAA ATCCTGGACTGGTTTGTGCAGATTTGTCTGGCACTAAAGTACATCCATGATAGAAAAATCCTCCACAGGGACATTAAACCACAG aacatatttttgacaaaaGATGGGACTGTACAGCTTGGGGACTTTGGAGTTTCAAGGGTGCTGAACAg CACTAAAGAACTGGCAACAACATTCGCAGGAACACCACTTTACCTTTCACCAGAGATCTGCAAAAAGAAACCATATGACAACAAAAG tgATATTTGGTCCCTCGGCTGTGTCCTGAATGAAATGTGCACTCTTAAGCCTGCA TTTAatgctgacaataagaaagaTCTAGAACTGAAGATCGTCCGTGGCCTCTACCCTCCTGTGTCTGATCACTACTCCCAAGAACTGCGTTCTCTCTTGGCACAGCTGTTGAAACACGACCCCACAGAGAGGCCCTCAGTCAGCAGCATACTGAAAGAACCTTTCCTCTCCTGTAGGATACAGAAGTTCCTCACACCACAG ATCATTGCTCAGGAATTTGgtgatgtttttcttcacaAGCAGCAACCAG tctttttcaaCTCACTTGGACTGAGGAAATTTTATCCCAACAAGCTCACTCTTCGGTCTCTTTtggaaatcaacaaaaacagtatttatgATGAAACTGTTGAATCACTGGAGGAAATACCACAGTGCTTTCTCAGGAAACTCTTTCAAATCAATGCAGAATGCAGAAACTGTACACAATTATCAAACAATGATGCTGACAataagaaggaggaaaaaaacaatgatCTGTTTGACTTTGGCCTGTTCACTGCAGGTGACTCTGCAGACAACAAGGTTAACCCTCTCGACCTCATAGTCGCACTCTTTCTTTGTGCTGACAGCTTCTTGCAACAGGAAATGGCCCTCAAGATGTCAATGTGCCAGTTTTCTGTCCCACTGCTGTTGCCTCATGGTGATAACAGTCAGTGTTCCCTGATGCTGTGGGCTCTGAGAGACATCGTCAAAGAGTGGTGTCCACATGATTTGTCTGAATCAAGAGGATTTGTTGAAAACAACATTGTCCAAGCAAATATACCATTCTTTACCTTTGTGAGGCTGAAAAACTGTAGTTTGTCCAAGTCACAGATGTTGAATCACGTTCTCAGTTGTGGCCAGCAGAATCACAACATCTTCATACACAGAGATATGAAAGGAGGAACACTTAAAAGAGAAATTGCCAATGGTTTGGTCGAGGTTTGCTGGTACCTTCCCTGTGGCAAAAAAGATCTTGACATATTTCCAGGACCAGTTGCCTTTGCCAATTTGAGAGGAGACATTTGTGAGTCACTCGCACAATTCAAGTTTCTTTATCAAGTGTCAACTGCGACCTTTGTGTTCCTGGACAAAGTTGAAGAAAATGAGCACAAGATTCTGACTTCTCTTCAAGATGTGAAATCCAAACTCTTCTTTGTTGTTAATCGCAAGGACAACTCTAGAGAGGACATGATGTCTGTCCAGACAACACTGGAAGAGTTAAAGCTACCAAAAAGCAGCGTGAAAATCAAAGACCCAAAGGTAAATGTTGCAGAGTTTTCAGAGACACTTTGTGACTCCATCAAGGAATCACTGACAAATGGAACAAACACAGTTATCATTGAAAATATGCTTGACAAAGCTGTTAAATTTGGTCTGTCTGTGGATGAAAACACAagtaacaaacaaaagaaagcagTTGAGGAGATCATGGTTGACATTGAGGGGCGAAGTATACCAGACTACAAGAAAGAACAGCTTCCTTTGCAGGGAGATAAGTGGAAAAGATTATCGCAGTTAGAGAAGGAGGAGTGTAGATTGAAATCTGGCGACTCAGACCTTGAACAGAATAAATCCCAgctacaggaagaaaaacaaaagattagGGAGgagcaaagcaaacaaaaactgtcCAAAGGAATGAAGAGTTTCATTAAAACTTTATCCACAAGtgacaaagaagaaagagattTTTTCCTTAAGTGGATGAAACTCAAGTTTAACACACATTCACGGAGGAAACTGTCTGAGCTGCGCAACAAATTCAAAGAGCAATGCaagaagaaagataaaaatCTCATTGCAGAGTTGGATCAGGCTTTGATGGAGAGCTCTTTAGGAGTAGAGCATTACATGAGAGAGATGGGACTCATCTATGAGTTCTCAATTTCTGGCTCAAGAAACACTGCTGATGAAATATCTCGTCTCCCTGGTTTGGCAGCTGAAATGCTGTTGGATGGATATCCTTTAGAGCTCTTGGATGGAGATGCTTCCAACATCCCAGAGAGATGGGTGACAGATGTGCTGACGGAGCTTCACAAGAAGGTTGGAGGGAAGAGCAGACTGTTAGTACTGACTGTGCTGGGTGTTCAAAGTACAGGAAAGTCAACACTCCTCAACACCATGTTTGGTGTGCAGTTTCCTGTCAGCAGCGGCAGATGCACAAGAGGAGCTTATATGCTTTTCCTCAAAGTTGGAGAGGACATGAAACATGAGTTGAATTATGAATATATAGTTCTCATTGACACAGAGGGTCTAAAATCTCCTGATTTGGCAGAACTAGATGAAAGTTATGTGCATGACAACCAGATGGCAACCTTTGTGATTGGTTTAAGTGATGTCACCATCATCAATCTCGCCATGGAGAActcaacagaaatgaaagacatCCTGCAAATTGCAGCTCACGCTTTCCTGAGAATGAAAGAAATTGGTAAAAAGCCAGTTTGCCATTTTGTGCATCAAAATGTTTCTGGAGTTTCAGCTCATGAAAATAccagaacagacagaaagaagctCTTGGACCAGCtcaataaaatgacacaaatcgcagctgaaatggaaaagaagCCTTCTATTACAGCATTCACAGATGTGCTGGACTATGACATAGACAAAAACCACTGGAACATCCCAGGACTCTGGCATGGAACCCCTCCGATGGCACCAGTGAACACAGGTTACAGTGAAGCTGTAgcagatttaaagaaaaatcttttGGCAGCAGTGAAAACAGACCGAAGCAATGACGTCTCACAGATCCCAGAGTTTCTAGAATGGATAAAAAGTCTCTGGAGATCAGTGAAATATGAGAACTTCATCTTTAGTTTCAGAAACACTCTTGTGGCTCAGGCCTATGACAACCTTTGCAAAGAATTCAGTCAATGGGAATGGCAGTTCAGAAAAGAAATCCTCTCCTggcaaacagaagcagagatGGAAATCTTAAATTCTGACAATGAAGCTGATATTCGAATTTGGAGCAAATTGGTTGAATCAAAAAAATCACAGATGTCAGAAAAAATAGcaactgaagaaagaaaaatgaaggagAAACTTACAAACTACTACAAAAAGAAAGACCAGAATGTAAATCtgatagaaaaacacaaaactgacttTTTCAACAGCATCAGTAGTGTTGCAAAGGAAATCGAACATTCAGTGAACAATAAATTGGACTGTACACTTGAGCtgaaaataagtttaaaaaaagttcaagacatacagaaaaaatacagaggCGGGGTTGAAGACGAGGTCATGAAGCTCCTGAGTGCCTGTAAAAACTCTGATAAACTGTCTGATGAACAGCTGACACAGAAGTTTGAAACGATGTGGACTGAAGCCACTAAAAATGTGTCTGGCCTGAAAGAGCAAGATATCGCAGCATGTGTCCTGAAACAGTTGAGAGGAAATTTCTCAAATCAGAATGTTAATGAGAAATTCCAAAACATTACAGACCTAAAGGACATTGGTAAGGATCGATTTAAAGCCAGACGTGAACATACAGACTCCTGGGTGAAGAAGGCTGGATGTCTGCTTTGGGGACTAGGAGATCTGCAGAAATTTGCTGACAGTGTCATTGAGTCTTGCACACGGTTTGTGCTTGATAAAGCAAAGACAAACGTAGATTACCACGACTCTTTTACAAGGGATCTTCTGAAGAAAATTGATGAATCCCTTCAACAAAGCTACAAGtgtcacaaaataaatacacagtttGAGTTTGACCTGAAACTTCACATTTGTGGCATTGCCTCAAGGGAATTCCTCAAAATGCACCAAAAATTCTTGTCAGATAATGATCCTCAAATTCAGCTGCTGAATAAGAAGACTCAGTACTTGTCAGATTTTCTTGATTTATACAAAGACAGAGATGATTGTCAGCGCAAAGCAAAGACTTTTGTCCAGTTTTGTATCAAACCTGCTGTGGAAGAGTACATCAACAGATCTCTGGGAATAAACATTGTGGATGAAATTTTGACTAGTTGTCATTCAGCAGAGTTCAGTTCCCGCTCCTTTTTCCAGTACAACATTCAGGAAGAGTTGCTGCAAAAGGATGACTTTGACAGTTTGGTCAAGTACATTTGTAAGTATGAAATATATGTGAAGGATTGGATATTTCAGCAAATCCAGCAACAAATGTCAAAGAACAAAACTTTATGCAAACTCAAACAAGAGAATCTGAAGGTGATAGTTGACAAAATCACAGCAGCCTTAGAGCAGGCCACAAAAGGACCAAATGGTGTTCAACTGCCAGACAACAATGAAAGCATCACAAAGCTCATCAGCAACATGCGGAAGTATTTGATTAAAGACATCTCAATTTCAGAGGAGAATGAAGAAACCGCCTTGTTTCAAATCCAAAGCACATGTCATCCATTTATCAACAGcctcaaaatgtcaataaaagaCTTGAACAAACAGCTTCAGCAGGAATTCTCAAAGTCTGAAAACATCACTGAGACATTGAACAAACTTCCAATCAAACCGCAGGATGAGCTTTTCAAGCGAGTGTTTGGTTGTGGAAACCAATGTCCATTTTGTAAAGTTCCCTGTGAAGCTGGAGGCAAAGATCACAAACAGCATCATGCAGCTGTTCATCGACCACAAGGTCTTGGTGGATACAGTTATGTAGTGACTCAGAAGCTGGATGCAACACTGTGTACAACTGCTGTGCAAAGTGAAGCTACATTCAGAAACACAGTCACTAAAGGGGAGTTTCATCCTTACAAAGACTACACCAAGTACTATCCAGACTGGCGCATTCCTACAGATCCCAGCATAGAGGCATCTGACTACTGGAAGTTTGTACTGGTAAAATACAATGAGAAATTTGCTCAATATTACGAGGCGAAGCAAGCTGATGTTCCAGAGGCCTGGAGGGGAATCACAAAGGAACAAGCACTGAAGGGGTTAAAAGATGCCTTCAACATAAAGTGA
- the LOC121903156 gene encoding serine/threonine-protein kinase Nek1-like isoform X2, with product MEKYEKVKEIGKGGFGKAILVKSKEDGHQYVIKEIGISRMSPEERQKAQKEVEVLAEMSHPNIVQYKESFEEEDCLCIVMDYCEGGDLLEKINSQKGEPFSEDQILDWFVQICLALKYIHDRKILHRDIKPQNIFLTKDGTVQLGDFGVSRVLNSTKELATTFAGTPLYLSPEICKKKPYDNKSDIWSLGCVLNEMCTLKPAFNADNKKDLELKIVRGLYPPVSDHYSQELRSLLAQLLKHDPTERPSVSSILKEPFLSCRIQKFLTPQIIAQEFGDVFLHKQQPGKQTLNLYKRISAYECRI from the exons ATGGAGAAGTACGAAAAGGTGAAGGAAATTGGGAAAGGTGGATTTGGAAAAGCCATCCTTGTCAAATCCAAAGAGGATGGACACCAATATGTCATCAAGGAGATTGGCATATCTAGA ATGTCACCTGAAGAAAGGCAGAAAGCTCAAAAAGAAGTTGAAGTCCTCGCTGAGATGAGTCATCCCAACATTGTCCAGTATAAAGAGTCTTTTGAAG AGGAGGACTGTCTGTGTATTGTGATGGACTACTGTGAGGGAGGAGACCTCTTAGAGAAGATCAACTCTCAGAAAGGAGAACCTTTCTCAGAAGATCAA ATCCTGGACTGGTTTGTGCAGATTTGTCTGGCACTAAAGTACATCCATGATAGAAAAATCCTCCACAGGGACATTAAACCACAG aacatatttttgacaaaaGATGGGACTGTACAGCTTGGGGACTTTGGAGTTTCAAGGGTGCTGAACAg CACTAAAGAACTGGCAACAACATTCGCAGGAACACCACTTTACCTTTCACCAGAGATCTGCAAAAAGAAACCATATGACAACAAAAG tgATATTTGGTCCCTCGGCTGTGTCCTGAATGAAATGTGCACTCTTAAGCCTGCA TTTAatgctgacaataagaaagaTCTAGAACTGAAGATCGTCCGTGGCCTCTACCCTCCTGTGTCTGATCACTACTCCCAAGAACTGCGTTCTCTCTTGGCACAGCTGTTGAAACACGACCCCACAGAGAGGCCCTCAGTCAGCAGCATACTGAAAGAACCTTTCCTCTCCTGTAGGATACAGAAGTTCCTCACACCACAG ATCATTGCTCAGGAATTTGgtgatgtttttcttcacaAGCAGCAACCAGGTAAGCAAACTCTGAATCTCTATAAACGGATATCAGCATACGAATGCAGAATCTGA